The proteins below are encoded in one region of Leptospira terpstrae serovar Hualin str. LT 11-33 = ATCC 700639:
- a CDS encoding lysoplasmalogenase, whose amino-acid sequence MAKEIVLFVLYSVVHLFAIATITKQDALYLPSKIIPILILIVALFRYFPSLEKRGKLVAVGLVFSLFGDSFLALPKEGFFVFGLGSFLIAQLIYSYAFTLDSKVKPLLAIPFLLFGSSFFLVLVPKLGSLLIPVGVYISAICLMGWRAAARNSVSKPFYLGLFGALVFILSDSIIAYSMFLKPEMDRFTASMGIMITYYIAQVLIYSATKSEELDVQSVKNT is encoded by the coding sequence ATGGCTAAAGAAATTGTTTTGTTTGTTCTCTATTCTGTTGTGCATCTTTTTGCGATCGCTACGATCACAAAACAGGATGCCCTCTATCTCCCTTCCAAAATCATTCCCATTTTGATTCTCATCGTAGCACTCTTTCGCTACTTTCCGAGTTTAGAAAAGAGGGGAAAATTGGTGGCAGTAGGCCTTGTGTTTTCCCTTTTTGGAGATAGCTTTCTTGCACTTCCCAAAGAAGGATTTTTTGTTTTTGGACTTGGCTCCTTTCTCATAGCACAATTGATCTATTCTTATGCGTTCACATTAGACTCAAAAGTGAAACCTCTATTAGCGATCCCTTTTTTACTTTTTGGTAGTTCTTTCTTTTTAGTGCTCGTGCCAAAACTTGGATCTCTCCTCATTCCTGTCGGTGTTTACATCTCTGCCATTTGCCTTATGGGTTGGCGTGCTGCGGCAAGAAATTCTGTATCAAAACCTTTTTACTTAGGTTTGTTTGGGGCTTTGGTTTTTATCCTTTCGGACTCTATCATCGCCTATTCTATGTTTCTAAAACCGGAAATGGACAGATTCACAGCTTCTATGGGAATTATGATAACATATTATATTGCTCAAGTGCTCATCTATTCTGCCACAAAGTCGGAAGAGTTGGATGTTCAATCAGTGAAAAATACTTGA
- a CDS encoding ferritin-like domain-containing protein, with translation MKSLKKTSFIEAVAAAIEHEVQCFNFYLKLSESLPEGQIRELFSQLALDGDEHIKFIKDIYKSAEGKELPNLKQLSEIEKFHSSTIQKVMDRLDRNKNEEVKADEKKALELAIREGEDARNFYATIRNKFQDPKINLLFQKLANFNESNNSLLEAQAMAMEQSTPADQVFYWEDEALMEEVNRPTKSYAKPKASKPAQKTVKVAQKPSAKKTSKPAKPANKKSAKKAVKKAAKKVVKKAAAKPKTKPAKKKGKKK, from the coding sequence ATGAAATCACTAAAAAAAACATCCTTTATTGAGGCAGTTGCTGCCGCAATTGAACATGAAGTTCAATGTTTCAATTTTTATTTAAAACTTTCCGAAAGTTTACCGGAAGGCCAAATTAGAGAACTTTTCAGCCAACTCGCGTTAGATGGTGATGAGCATATTAAATTTATAAAAGACATTTATAAAAGTGCCGAAGGAAAAGAACTTCCTAACTTAAAACAACTTTCTGAGATTGAAAAATTTCATTCTTCCACCATCCAAAAGGTAATGGACCGGTTAGATCGGAACAAAAACGAAGAAGTGAAAGCAGATGAAAAAAAAGCACTGGAACTTGCAATTAGAGAAGGGGAAGATGCGCGTAATTTTTACGCTACTATCCGAAACAAATTCCAAGATCCAAAAATCAATTTGTTATTCCAAAAGTTAGCCAACTTCAACGAGTCCAATAACTCTCTCCTAGAAGCACAAGCCATGGCAATGGAACAGTCTACTCCTGCGGACCAAGTGTTTTATTGGGAAGATGAAGCTCTCATGGAAGAAGTCAATCGTCCTACTAAGTCGTATGCAAAACCAAAAGCCTCTAAACCTGCACAGAAAACGGTGAAAGTAGCACAAAAACCATCGGCTAAAAAAACTTCTAAACCTGCAAAACCAGCAAACAAGAAGTCGGCGAAGAAAGCTGTGAAAAAGGCAGCCAAAAAAGTCGTAAAAAAAGCAGCAGCGAAACCAAAAACAAAACCCGCTAAGAAAAAAGGTAAGAAAAAATAG
- a CDS encoding DUF2505 family protein — protein sequence MKYQVTHTFPVSLDKLLHAREERYKHLDQFPDLKNVTLLEETKDGNIIRQKRKVSLEGSMPAVLSAALNDLSLLEESTFDITTNTHEFKISPPGKDNVFVIKGKSKYEANGAESKRSYDVDVVSSLLFVSPIVEKAIEEIHKHSLEKDRKSIAKFLGVET from the coding sequence GTGAAATACCAAGTAACTCATACATTTCCCGTTTCTCTCGATAAACTCTTACATGCAAGAGAAGAGAGATACAAACACCTAGATCAGTTTCCTGATTTAAAAAATGTAACTCTATTGGAAGAAACGAAGGACGGGAATATCATTCGCCAAAAACGGAAAGTGAGTTTGGAAGGTTCAATGCCTGCTGTTCTTTCGGCAGCACTGAACGACCTCTCTCTTTTGGAAGAATCCACTTTTGACATTACTACCAATACTCATGAATTTAAAATCTCTCCTCCCGGAAAAGACAATGTATTTGTGATCAAAGGGAAAAGTAAATACGAAGCGAACGGAGCCGAATCCAAACGGTCTTACGACGTAGATGTTGTTTCTAGTCTTCTATTTGTTTCTCCCATTGTGGAAAAGGCAATTGAAGAAATTCACAAACACAGTTTGGAAAAAGACAGAAAATCCATCGCCAAATTTCTGGGGGTCGAAACTTAA
- a CDS encoding DMT family transporter: MTILIMGNVTLFAKLLPFPAVTIISGRAFFSVIILGLFFWLRGKSVSYRSFKDFLFVFGIGILFALHWVTYFHSIQVSTVAVGMLSLFTYPVFSAILEPLFGGKRPDPFAFFLALFSFFGLFLIVPDLSWDNQMFQGVVWGVVSAVLYAIRNLLTKEMHVHYPSAQILFTQLIATTIVLLPFADGLFVMLAEPKYLLFQVVLAGIFTSLAHTIWIRSLSNLSVTTAGTLSTLSPIYGSLAAWYFLGEVPPERLWLGGGVILFCAILEVFRKQAESGKREKENLT; the protein is encoded by the coding sequence TTGACGATCCTCATTATGGGGAACGTCACTTTGTTTGCCAAACTCCTTCCCTTTCCTGCAGTTACCATCATCTCTGGTAGAGCCTTTTTTTCCGTAATCATTCTTGGCCTTTTCTTTTGGCTTCGTGGTAAGTCGGTTTCTTACCGAAGTTTTAAGGACTTTTTGTTTGTATTCGGCATAGGGATTCTTTTTGCTCTGCACTGGGTGACTTATTTTCATTCCATCCAAGTATCCACAGTGGCTGTGGGGATGTTGTCTCTTTTCACCTATCCTGTGTTTTCTGCCATATTAGAGCCATTGTTTGGTGGGAAGCGACCCGATCCTTTTGCTTTCTTTTTGGCACTATTTTCCTTTTTTGGCCTATTTCTCATTGTGCCTGATCTTTCTTGGGACAACCAAATGTTCCAAGGAGTCGTTTGGGGTGTGGTATCCGCAGTATTGTATGCCATTCGCAATTTGCTCACGAAAGAAATGCATGTTCACTATCCCAGTGCGCAAATCCTCTTTACCCAACTGATCGCAACTACCATTGTTTTACTTCCCTTTGCCGATGGACTTTTTGTGATGCTGGCAGAACCGAAATATTTACTTTTCCAAGTGGTTTTAGCTGGGATCTTCACTTCGCTTGCTCATACCATTTGGATTCGTAGTTTATCGAATTTATCTGTGACTACAGCTGGAACTTTGTCCACTTTAAGTCCAATTTACGGTAGTTTGGCGGCATGGTATTTTTTGGGAGAGGTGCCACCCGAAAGGCTTTGGTTAGGTGGTGGTGTGATTTTGTTTTGTGCGATCCTCGAAGTGTTTCGCAAACAAGCAGAGAGTGGTAAAAGGGAAAAAGAGAATCTAACATAA
- a CDS encoding RNA polymerase sigma factor produces the protein MKTNSEEELTRIEKARTGDRRALESLLSEIQSWIYNVIRRVLLNPQESEDATQEVLLKIATNLAAYDPTRASFRTWAYRIAVNHALNGKRGKLEEITTGFSGYAKELNVMPDIELQANELSNPENIVLVEEAKASCTLGMLLCLDREQRMALILADLMGLSDKESADIIGISHDAFRKRVSRARQDLYRFMDNQCGLVKESNPCRCSKKMKSFQSSGWIDPKNPRFFAPHVRRLKEQVGEIQCEYEDFHRREYEDIFRDHPYFETPSKILEELLVKYSPSV, from the coding sequence ATGAAAACCAATAGCGAAGAAGAACTCACTCGCATCGAAAAGGCACGGACGGGAGACCGCCGTGCTCTCGAGTCCTTACTTTCTGAGATCCAATCTTGGATCTACAATGTGATTCGAAGAGTTTTACTCAATCCGCAAGAATCGGAAGATGCAACCCAGGAAGTACTTTTGAAAATTGCAACGAATCTTGCCGCCTATGATCCAACACGTGCAAGTTTTAGAACTTGGGCCTATCGTATTGCCGTCAACCATGCGTTAAATGGGAAACGAGGGAAACTAGAAGAAATTACCACTGGTTTTTCTGGTTATGCGAAGGAACTAAATGTTATGCCAGACATTGAATTACAGGCAAATGAACTTTCCAATCCAGAAAACATAGTCCTTGTCGAAGAAGCAAAAGCCTCTTGTACTTTGGGAATGTTACTTTGTCTTGACAGAGAACAAAGAATGGCATTGATCCTTGCTGACCTTATGGGACTAAGTGATAAGGAAAGTGCTGATATCATTGGGATTTCGCATGATGCATTTCGCAAACGAGTGAGCCGAGCAAGACAGGATTTGTATCGATTTATGGACAACCAGTGTGGACTTGTTAAAGAAAGTAATCCTTGCCGCTGTTCTAAAAAAATGAAAAGTTTCCAAAGTAGTGGTTGGATTGATCCAAAAAATCCAAGGTTTTTTGCACCACATGTTCGCAGATTAAAAGAACAAGTAGGCGAAATCCAATGCGAATACGAAGATTTTCATAGAAGAGAGTATGAAGATATCTTTCGTGACCATCCATACTTTGAAACACCGTCTAAAATTCTAGAAGAGTTGTTAGTCAAATACAGCCCAAGTGTGTAA
- a CDS encoding antibiotic biosynthesis monooxygenase family protein, producing the protein MLDSLKDQGQDLLTLESLPKSTAIEIAIVECASEDSEKYHKMRKVMLPLLQKEKGFLAWRAFQSKTREGIMLDLLYWENVEDCHKAGENIQSTEIGKEFFALMKQTLVFEMFERQSL; encoded by the coding sequence ATGTTAGACAGTCTAAAAGACCAAGGCCAAGATTTACTCACCTTGGAAAGTTTACCAAAATCCACCGCGATTGAAATTGCAATCGTTGAATGTGCTAGCGAAGATTCAGAAAAATACCACAAAATGCGTAAGGTAATGTTACCCCTTTTGCAAAAAGAAAAAGGTTTCCTAGCTTGGCGAGCCTTCCAATCCAAAACAAGAGAGGGAATTATGTTGGATCTTTTGTATTGGGAAAACGTTGAGGATTGTCACAAAGCGGGAGAAAATATACAATCTACAGAAATAGGGAAAGAATTTTTCGCCTTGATGAAACAAACATTGGTCTTTGAAATGTTTGAACGGCAATCACTCTAA